The following coding sequences are from one Rattus rattus isolate New Zealand chromosome 11, Rrattus_CSIRO_v1, whole genome shotgun sequence window:
- the Slc34a2 gene encoding sodium-dependent phosphate transport protein 2B produces MAPWPELENAHPNPNKFIEGASGPPSSIPDEDKETIKTNDSGTPVAKIELLPSYSALVLIEEPPEGNDPWDLPELQDNGIKWSERDTKGKILCIFQGIGKFILLLGFLYLFVCSLDVLSSAFQLVGGKMAGQFFSNNSIMSNPVAGLVIGVLVTVMVQSSSTSSSIIVSMVASSLLSVRAAIPIIMGANIGTSITNTIVALMQAGDRNEFRRAFAGATVHDFFNWLSVLVLLPLEAATHYLEKLTNLVLETFSFQNGEDAPDILKVITDPFTKLIIQLDKKVIQQIAMGDSEAQNKSLIKIWCKTISNVIEENVTVPSPDNCTSPSYCWTDGIQTWTIQNVTQKENIAKCQHIFVNFSLPDLAVGIILLIVSLLILCGCLIMIVKLLGSVLRGQVATVIKKTLNTDFPFPFSWLTGYLAILVGAGMTFIVQSSSVFTSAMTPLIGIGVISIERAYPLTLGSNIGTTTTAILAALASPGNTLRSSLQIALCHFFFNISGILLWYPIPFTRLPIRLAKGLGNISAKYRWFAVFYLIFFFLLTPLTVFGLSLAGWPVLVGVGVPIILLILLVLCLRMLQARCPRILPLKLRDWNFLPLWMHSLKPWDNVISLATSCFQRRCCCCCRVCCRVCCMVCGCKCCRCSKCCKDLEEEEKEQDVPVKASGAFDNTAMSKECQDEGKGQVEVLGMKALSNTTVF; encoded by the exons ATGGCTCCTTGGCCCGAGTTGGAAAatgcccaccccaaccccaataaattcaTCGAAGGGGCCTCGGGTCCACCGTCTAGCATACCAGACGAAGACAAGGAGACCATCAAAA CAAATGACAGCGGGACTCCTGTAGCCAAGATTGAACTTCTACCCTCATATTCCGCCCTGGTTCTCATAGAGGAGCCCCCCGAGGGGAACGACCCCTGGGACCTGCCTGAACTCCAGGACAATGGGATCAAATGGTCAG agagagacaccaaAGGGAAGATTCTCTGCATTTTCCAGGGGATTGGGAAATTCATCCTTCTCCTGGGGTTTCTCTACTTGTTTGTGTGCTCCCTGGATGTACTCAGTAGTGCCTTCCAGCTTGTTGGAG GAAAAATGGCCGGCCAGTTCTTCAGCAACAACTCCATTATGTCTAATCCTGTGGCTGGACTTGTGATAGGGGTGCTGGTGACAGTCATGGTGCAAAGCTCCAGCACGTCTTCGTCAATCATCGTCAGCATGGTTGCCTCCTCCT TGCTGTCAGTCCGTGCTGCCATCCCCATCATCATGGGTGCTAACATCGGGACCTCCATCACCAACACGATTGTGGCACTTatgcaggcaggagacagaaatGAGTTCAGAAG GGCATTTGCAGGAGCTACTGTCCATGACTTCTTCAACTGGCTCTCTGTGTTGGTGCTCTTACCTCTGGAGGCTGCCACCCATTACCTGGAGAAACTGACCAACCTTGTGTTGGAAACCTTCAGCTTCCAGAATGGAGAAGATGCCCCAGACATTCTGAAAGTCATAACAGACCCCTTCACAAAGCTCATCATCCAG CTGGATAAAAAAGTCATCCAACAAATTGCAATGGGTGACTCAGAAGCCCAGAACAAGAGCCTGATCAAGATCTGGTGTAAAACTATAAGCAATGTG ATTGAGGAGAATGTCACCGTCCCCTCGCCTGATAACTGCACCTCTCCTTCATATTGCTGGACTGATGGCATACAGACCTGGACCATCCAGAATGTGACCCAGAAGGAGAACATTGCTAAAT GCCAGCACATCTTCGTGAATTTCAGCCTCCCAGACCTTGCTGTGGGCATCATCCTGCTCATTGTCTCCCTGCTGATCCTTTGCGGCTGTCTAATCATGATTGTCAAACTGTTGGGTTCTGTGCTCAGGGGACAGGTTGCCACTGTCATCAAGAAGACCCTTAATACTG atttcccctttcccttttcctggcTGACTGGCTACCTGGCCATCCTTGTGGGGGCAGGCATGACCTTCATAGTGCAAAGCAGCTCTGTGTTCACTTCTGCCATGACGCCACTCATCG GTATTGGGGTGATCAGCATCGAGAGGGCATATCCACTCACGCTGGGCTCCAACATTGGCACCACCACGACTGCCATTCTGGCTGCCTTGGCCAGCCCAGGCAACACATTGAGGAGTTCCCTCCAG ATTGCCCTGTGCCATTTTTTCTTCAACATCTCTGGAATTTTGCTGTGGTACCCAATCCCATTCACCCGTCTGCCCATCCGTCTGGCTAAAGGCCTGGGCAACATCTCTGCCAAGTATCGCTGGTTCGCAGTCTTCTatctcatcttcttcttcctcctgaccCCGCTGACAGTGTTCGGCCTgtccctggctggctggccagtgctGGTGGGCGTGGGTGTGCCCATCATTCTGCTGATCCTCCTGGTCCTGTGCCTCCGGATGCTGCAGGCCCGCTGCCCTCGCATCCTGCCCCTGAAGCTCCGCGACTGGAATTTCCTACCCTTGTGGATGCACTCTCTGAAACCCTGGGACAACGTCATCTCCCTGGCCACCTCCTGCTTCCAGAGgcgctgttgctgctgttgccgCGTGTGCTGCCGTGTCTGCTGCATGGTGTGTGGCTGCAAGTGCTGCCGCTGCAGCAAGTGCTGCAAggacctggaggaggaggaaaaggagcaggACGTCCCAGTCAAGGCTTCTGGGGCCTTTGACAACACAGCTATGAGCAAAGAATGTCAAGATGAGGGCAAGGGCCAAGTGGAAGTCCTGGGCATGAAGGCCCTGTCCAACACTACAGTGTTCTAG